The following nucleotide sequence is from Micromonospora sp. WMMD1120.
CGAAGCTCACCACCTGGTCCGCCGGAGCGCCCTTCGGCCGCCTGCGCCGTCGGCGCAGCAGCCGGCGCACTGTGGGCGAGGTCTCGTCGGCGTAGACCTGGTCGCCGAGCAGCACGAGCAGGTCCGGCAGCGGGTTCGCCTCCGGGTCGGCCATCAACCGGCGGGCGTACGCGTCGAGCGCGTCCGGCGGAAGCTTGCGGGTGGTCGCGTGCTGGGTGGTCTCCCGGCACGAGCCGAAGATCAGGCTGACCGGGCGGTCCCGGTCGTCGACGGGCCGGGTGCGGATCACGCTCGGTGGGAAGCCGCTGCTCGGCACCGGCCAGACCAGCTCGTCGTCGACGAGCACCTGATAGGTCGTCTCGCTGTCCGGGGTGAGTCCTTCCACCACGACGAGGGCGTAGTGGTGGTCGTACGCCGAGAAGGTGGACGCGGTGCCGGTGGCGCCGCCGGCCGTGCGGACGGTGACCACGGCGGGCCGGGCGGTCTCCACCCAGATGGTGGCCCGGGTGTCCACGACGCGCCGCAGGAGTGGGCCGATGAGGAGGTGGGCGGCGGACATGGCGCGAGCCTACCGCCGGTTTCCGGGCATCCGCCGGGTGCGGTGCTGAGACGCCGGGCACGGCATCGGGGGCCGTGGCGGGGACGCCGGGCACGGCATCGGGGGCCGTGGCGGGGACGCCGGGCACGGCATCGGGGGCCGTGGCGGGGACGCCGTCGCCCGCATCTGACAGGATTCCGGCATGGCCGAATACCTCGTCCTCGTTCTGGTGCTGCTCGGTGTGCTGATCGTCGGCACGGTGGGGCTTGTCGTGCCGCGGCTGCGGCGGCGACCCGAGCCCCCGTTGCCGCGCACCGAGGTCGACACCAGAGCCGAGGAGGATCTCGCCGGCCCGCCGGTCGAGGCGCCGGAGTCTGATCTGTCCACCGGTGTCCTGGTCGAGCCGCCACCGGTGATCGAGGCACCGGTGGAGGTGCCCGAGCCCACCGCCGGGCGACTGGTCCGCCTCCGGTCGCGGCTGTCCCGTTCGCAGAACGTCTTCGGCAAGGGCCTGCTCGGCCTGCTCGCCCGCGACCACCTCGACGAGGACGTCTGGGAGGAGATCGAGGACAGCCTGATCACCGCCGACGTCGGTGTCGACGCCACCCGCGACATCGTCGACCGGCTCCGCGAGCGCACCCGGGTGCTGGGCACCCGCTCGGCCTCCGAGCTGCGGGCGCTGCTCGCCGCCGAGTTGGTCAACGCGCTCGACCCGAACCTGGACCGCTCGCTGCGGACCGCCCCGAAGGACGGCGTGCCCGCCGTGGTCCTCGTCGTCGGTGTCAACGGCGCCGGCAAGACCACCACCTGCGGCAAGATCGCCCGCGTGCTGGTGGCCGACGGTCGCAGCGTGCTGCTCGGCGCCGCGGACACCTTCCGGGCCGCCGCCGCCGACCAGCTCGAGACCTGGGGCTCGCGGGTGGGCGCGGAGACCGTCCGGGGTCCCGAGGCCGCCGACCCGGCGAGCGTCGCCTTCGACGCGGTGAAGCGGGGCATCGACACCGGCGTGGACACCGTGCTCATCGACACCGCCGGCCGCCTACAGAACAAGGTCGGCCTGATGGACGAGCTGGGCAAGGTCAAGAGGGTGGTGGAGAAGCAGGGCCCGATCGACGAGACGCTGCTCATCCTGGACGCCACGACCGGGCAGAACGGTCTGGAGCAGGCCCGCGTCTTCACCGAGGTGGTGAACGTGACGGGCGTGGCGCTGACCAAGCTCGACGGCACCGCCAAGGGCGGCATCGTGATCGCCGTGCAGCGCAAGCTCGGCATCCCCGTGAAGCTGGTCGGCCTCGGTGAAGGCAAGGACGACCTGGCCCCGTTCGACCCGGCGCAGTTCGTCGACGCGCTGCTGGGGACCGAGGCCACCGGACGGGACGCGTAGTCTCGGGTGACCACCGACGATCGCGCGTACGCGGGTTGGCGCGACCCCGGCAACTCCTCACAGCGCCTCGGGAGACCGTACGTGACTTCGCAGGAGATCCCGCTGCACGGCGGCAACGTGAGCACAGTTGTCCGCGTGGGTGACACAGTGCGCCGCAACGCAGGACCGTGGACACCGTCCGTGCACGCCCTGCTGCGCCACCTGGAGTACGTCGGCTTCACCGGCGCCCCCCGCGCCCTCGGGATGGACGAGCGCAACCGCGAGGTGCTGTCGTACCTGGAGGGGGAGTGCGGGGAGTACCCGCTCGCCCCGCACTGGGTCACCGACGAGGCCCTGGTCACCGTCGCCACCATGCTCCGGATGTTCCACGACGCGCAGTACGGCTTCACCCCGCCGCCGGGAGCGGTCTGGCGTTCGTTCGGGCCCCCACCGCCGGACACCGAGGTGATCTGCCACCACGACGCCGCCCCGCACAACGTGATCTGGCGTCCGGACGGCACCCTCGGCCTGATCGACTTCGACCTCGCCTCACCCGGCGCCCGGATCTACGACGTGGCGTACGCGGCCTGGACCTGGGTGCCGATCTTCGCGGACCGGGACTCGATCACGCTCGGCTGGAAGCACCCGGACCGGCCCCGCCGGCTCCGGCTCTTCGCCGACGCGTACGGGCTGATCCCACGGGACCGGCACCGGCTGATCCGGACCATCCGCAAACGGATCGTGGACCACGTCGAGGGGATCCGCCGGATGGCGGCCGCCGGCGAGCCGGCGTTCGTCCGGATCGTGCACAAGGGCCACCTGCGCCGACCGATGCGCGATCTGCGGCTGCTCGACTACGAGCGGCACGCCCTGGAGAACGCCCTCCGCTGAGCGCGTCCCGGCCGATGTCCGGCCGGTCCGTCGAGCGGACCGGTCAGTGGGTTCCACCGGTCAGCCATCGACGCCCGCCACCCGGTTGATCCACCACCGTCCATGTCGACGAGTGTGCGGACTTCGTGACACGTACGAAACAACCTGTCACGAACCGGAAACCCGCGCGGGACCCTTGGTGAAACAGCCGGCCGCGAAGCTTCCGCGCAACCGGCCTACGGGCGACGCTGCCCCGGAAAGCCGCGAAGGAGGACTTCACCCTTTAGGAGGCCAGCGTGCCTGAAGCACCGACGATCGACGGCGCCAATACCACGTGGCTGCTGGTTTCGACCGCGCTCGTGCTGCTCATGACTCCCGGACTGGCGCTGTTCTACGGCGGCCTCAACCGGGCCAAGGGCGTACTCAACATGATGATGATGAGCTTCTCCGCCATCGGGCTCATCTCTGTTCTGTGGTGGTTCTACGGTTTCAGCGTCGCCTTCGGGACCGACGTGAACGGCTTCTGGGGTGACCCGGGCGCGTACCTCGGCACCAAGACGTTCCTCGCCGAGACCGACCTGTGGGGCGCCACGGCGGAGAACCCCAGCGGCATCGGGGTCCCGCTCTACGTGTTCATGGCCTTCCAGATGGTCTTCGCGGTCATCACCGTGGCGCTGATCAGCGGTGCGATCGCCGACCGGGCGAAGTTCGCCGGCTGGCTGCTGTTCGCCTTCGGCTGGGCCACCCTGGTCTACTTCCCGGTCGCCCACTGGGTGTGGGGCGGCGGCATCATCGGCGCCGACATCCACGCGCTGGACTTCGCCGGTGGCACCGCCGTGCACATCAACGCCGGTGCGGCTGCCCTGGCCGTGGCCCTGGTCCTCGGCAAGCGGCTCGGCTGGCCGCGCGAGGGCATGAAGCCGCACAACATCCCGCTGGTCGCGCTCGGCGCCGGTCTGCTGTGGTTCGGCTGGTTCGGCTTCAACGCCGGCTCGGAGCTGACCGTCGACTCGGTCGCCGGTCTCGCCTTCATCAACACCCAGCTCGCCACCGCGGCGGCCGTGCTCGGTTGGATCGCCGTCGAGTGGGTCAAGGACCGTAAGCCGACGATGGTCGGCGCCTCGTCCGGTGCCGTCGCCGGCCTGGTCGCCATCACGCCCGCCTGTGGCTTCATCGCCCCGTGGGCGTCCGTTCTGCTCGGCGTCGTCGCCGGCGCCGTGTGCGCGCTCGCGATCAGCCTGAAGTACAAGCTCGGCTACGACGACTCGCTCGACGTCGTCGGCGTGCACTTCGTCGGTGGCTGGATCGGGTCGCTCTGGCTCGGTCTGTTCGCCACCAACTCGGTCAACGGCGCGATCACCGATGTGGTGGGCGCCTCCGACGGCCTCTTCTACGGCGGTGGGGCAACCCAGCTCGGGCGGCAGGCGCTCGCCGGTCTGATCGTCACCGTGTGGTCGTTCGGCATCGCCTGGGTGCTCGCCTTCGTCATCGAGAAGACGATCGGCTTCCGGGTCCAGGCCGAGGCGGAGGTCGAGGGCATCGACATCGGCGAGCACGCCGAGAGCGGCTACGACCTGTCCCCGGCCGGTGGCGGCACAGGCGGAGCGTTCGCGATGGCCGGCATCGGTACCCCCGGTGGCGGCGCGACGAGTGGTGCCAAGTCGGAGGCGGAGCCCGCCGAGCCGGTCAGCGAAAAGGTCGCCGGTTAACGTTCCAGGGATGGAGGGGTTGGACATGAAGCTGGTGACCGCGGTCATCAAGCCGTACCAACTGGACGCGGTGAAGGAGGCCCTGCACGCCCTCGGCGTGGCCGGGCTGACCGTCAGCGAGGTGCAGGGGTACGGACGGCAGAAGGGGCACACCGAGGTCTACCGGGGTGCCGAGTACACGGTCGAGTTCCTGCCCAAGATCCGGGTCGAGGTGCTCACCGACGAGATCGACGTGGACAAGGTCGTGGACGCCATCGTCGGGGCGGCCCGCACGGGCAAGATCGGGGACGGCAAGGTCTGGGTCACCGGTGTCGAAGAGGTCGTCCGGGTGCGTACCGGCGAACGCGGCCTCGACGCCCTCTGACCCCGGTCGCGACCGACATGACCTCGTTGATCAAGAAGAATGCGTCAGGACAGGCCGATGACGGCGACGCGAACCTCTTGATCAACGAGGTCGTCGGCGTACACGGGGGGATCGGGGACGCGGCACGGCTCGGGCGGGCGGCGGCGTACGACACCTTCCTGCGCGGGTTGCTGCCGGCCCGGGAGGGGGTGGCGCTGCTGGCGGTCGGGGGGTTGGGCCGCCGGCAGTGCGCCCCGTACAGCGACCTCGACCTGGTGTTGGTGCACGCCGGCGTGCCCGGCACGGACGAGTTGGCCGCCTCGGTCTGGTACCCGATCTGGGACGCGGGCCTGCGCCTCGACCACTCGGTGCGCACCGTCGCCGAGGCGCTCTCGGTGGCCCAGGACGACGTCAAGGTCGCCCTCGGCCTGCTCGACGCCCGGCTGGTGGTGGGCGACCAGGCCCTGGCCGACGCGTTGATCCGCACCGCCGCCGACCACTGGCGGCGCACCGCCGTCCGCCACCTGCCCGCCCTGCGCGAGATCACCGCCCGTCGCTGGGAGGCCCACGGCGAGCTGGCGTTCCTGCTGGAGGGCGACCTCAAGGAGGCCGCCGGCGGCCTGCGGGACGTGGGGTTGCTGCGGGCGATCTCCACCGCCGGCATCACCGACGCGTTGCGCCCGGCCGTGTACGCCGCCCACCTGCGCCTGCTGGACACCCGTGACGCCCTGCACCAACAGGTCGGCCGCCGGGTCGACCGGCTGGTCGCCCAGGAACGCGACGGCGTGGGGCGGCTGCTCGGCCTCGACGACGGCGACGCCCTGCTGCGCCGGGTCGCCGGTGACGCCCGTACCGTCTCGCACGCCCTGGACGACGCGTTCCGCGCCGCCGACCGGCTGCGCTCCGGCCGGGCGCGCGGCGGCGGCGGCCGCCCGGTACGCCGTCCCGTGGCGCGGGACGTGGTGGAGCACGACGGTGAGCTGGTGCTGGCCCGCACCGCGATCGGGGCGCGTCCCGACCCGAGTCTCTCGCTGCGGGTCGCCGCCGCGGCGGCCACCACCCGGCTGCCCATCGCGCGGGCCACCTGCGAGTGGCTGGCGGCCTACTGCCCCCCGCTGCCCGCACCCTGGTCGGCCGAGGCCCGGGCCGCGCTCACCACCCTGCTCGGCGCCGGCGCCGGGCTGGTGCCGGCCTGGGAGACCTGCGATCGGTACGGGCTGGTCGACGACTGGCTGCCCGAGTGGACCCGGCTGCGCAGCCTGCCCCAGCACAACCCTGTGCACCGCTTCACCCTGGACCGGCACCTGGTGCAGACCGCGTACGAGGCGAGCCGGCACACCCGTGACGTGGAGCGCCCCGACCTGCTGCTGCTCGGGGCCCTGCTGCACGACATCGGCAAGGGCCTGCCCGGCGACCACAGCACGGTGGGTGTGCCGGTCGCCAAGGCGGTGGCGACCCGGATCGGGCTGTCCGCCGCCGAGACCGAGCTGATCGGCACGATGGTGCGACTGCACCTGCTGCTGCCCGACGTGGCCACCCGACGGGACCTCACCGACCCGGTCACCATCTCCTCGGTGGCGACGGCGGTCGCGGACACCCGCACCCTCGACCTGCTGCACGCGTTGGTACGCGCCGACGCGGCGGCGACCGGACCGGCGGCCTGGTCGGACTGGAAGGGCCGGCTCGTCGCCGAACTGGTCGCCCGGGTCCGTACCGCGCTCGACACCGGCGTGCTGCCCGAACCGCCGGCCCCCGACCCGGCGCTGCTGGCCGGCCCGCTGCCGGTCGTACACCTGACCGGCGACCGGGTGTCGGTGGCCGCGGCGGACCGGCGGGGCCTGCTCGCCACGGTGGCCGGCTGCCTGGCCCTGCACCGGCTGGAGGTGATCTCCGCGGACGCCTCGGTGGTCGACGGCCGGGCCCTTGTCGAGTGTCGGGTGCAGCCCCGCTACGGCCTCCCGCCGGACCCGGTCCCGCTCCGCGCCGACCTGCGTCGCGCGGTCGGCGGCGACGTGTCGGTCACCCAGCGGCTGCGCGGCCGTGCGCTCGCCGCCCGGGGCGCCGGTGCCGCGCCCCGGGTCGTCTGGCACCGCGAGGCGGCCACCGACGCCGTCCTGCTGGAACTGCGGGCGGCTGACGCCGCCGGGCTGCTCTACCGGGTCACCTGCGCGCTCGACGAGGCCGGTGCGTTGGTCCGCGCGGCCCGCATCTCCACCCTCGGCGGCGACGTGGTCGACGCCTTCTACCTGGTCGGCGGCTGGCCGGACGACGACACCCGCGCCCACCTGGAAGCAGCCGTCCTCGCCGCCGTCTAACCCCACCCCACCCCCACCCCCACTTCCACCCCGTCCTCCCTCCCACTCCCTCTGCCCCCGCCCCCTTCCGCGCCCCCTTCCCGCGCTCCCGCGCCCTCCGCGCCTCCCTTCCCGCGCTCCCGCGCCCCCTTTCCGCGCCCTCCGCGCCTCCCTTCCGCGTCGATCTTGCACTTTCTGTCTTCGCAAAACCCCGTAAAAAGGTGCTTATCGGCAACATAAAGTGCAAGATCGCCGCGGCCTGCGCCCCGCGCCCCGCGCCCCGCGGCCTGCGCCCCGCGCCCCGCGGCCTGCGCCCCGCGCCCCGCGCCCCGCGCCCCGCGGCCCCGCGCCCCGCGCCCCGCGGCCCGCGCCCCGCGCCCCGCGGCCCGCGCCCCGCGCCCCGCGGCCCGGGCTGCGGGCGTGGGGTGGGTACGTCTGGGGGCGTAGGGGCGGTGTCGCTTGCGGGCGCACGTCGGGGGGCTTCGGCGCGGGCAGAATGACGGCCATGCGACGAGACGGGCAGGGGCGGTGGCCGGGGCTGGCGGCAGATGCCGTGCTCGCGCTGGTGCTGCTCGGGTTCGGGCTGCTCGCCACCGGTCTGGCGGGGGAGAACCAGCCAGGGTCGAGGCCGGTGGACGCCGCCTGCCGGGCGCTGATCGTCGTCGCCGCGCTGGCCCTGCTGGCTCGGCGGCGCGCCCCGGTCGTCACGCTCGGCGTGGTCGGCGTGGCGGTGTCGACGTACCTGGTGCTCGCTTACCCGTACGGACCGATCCTGCTCACGTTCCTGGTCGCGGTGTACACCGTGGCGGTGCTCCTGCCGCTGCGCACGGCGGCGGTGGCCACCGGCGGCGCGTTCGTGCTGCTGTTGATCCACGTCCTCTGGTCCCGTGGTTCGGCGCCCGGCTGGGCGGGAGTACTGCCGGCGTCGGCCTGGGTGGTCGTACCGTTCGCTGTGGGTGTGGTGGTGCGGGTCAACCGGGAGGCGGCCGCGCGTGCCCGTGCGGAGCAGGCGCGGGACCGCGCCGCGCAGGCCCGCCGGCAGGCCGACGAGGAGCGGCTGCGCATCGCGCAGGAGGTGCACGACGTGGTGGGGCACGGGCTGGCTGCGATCAGCATGCAGGCGGACATCGCCCTGCACCTGCTGCCGAAGCGGCCCGAGCAGGCGGAGGTCGCGCTGACCGCGATCAGCCGGACCAGCCGGGAGGCGCTCGACGAGCTGCGGGTCACGTTGGGCGCGGTGCGGCGGGGCGCCGAGCGGGAGCCGGTGCCCGGTCTGGCCCGGCTCCCGGCGCTGCGTGACCGGCTCGCCGGAGCGGGACTGACCGTCGAGTTGCGCGTGACGGGCACACCGCGGGACCTGCCGGCCGGCGTGGACCTGGCCGCGTACCGGGTGGCGCAGGAGGCGTTGACGAACGTGCTGCGCCACGCCGGGGTGGCGCGCGCGGAGGTGACTGTGGGCTACCGGGCCGACGGGATCAGCATCGAGGTCACCGACCGGGGTGCGGCTGACCAGCGCGCCGGCGCGACGCCGGCCGGAGCGCCGGGTCACGGCCTGGCCGGGATGCGCGAGCGGGTCGCGGCGCTGGGTGGGCGGTTGGCGACCGGGCCGCGCGTCGACGGCGGGTTCCGGGTGTACGCCGAACTGCCCACGGAGCCGACCACGTGATCCGGGTGCAGATCGCCGACGACCAGGACCTGGTCCGGCTCGGCCTGCGCGCGTTGGTGCAGAGCGAGGACGACCTGGCGCTGGTCGGCGAGGCGGCCGACGGGCTGCGAGCGGTCGAGCTGGCCCGTCGGGAGCGACCCGACGTGGTGCTGATGGACATCCGGATGCCCGGCATCGACGGGATCGAGGCGACCCGCCGGATCGTCGCGGACCCGGACCTGGCCGGTACGCGGGTGGTGGTGCTGACCACCTTCGAGCTGGACGAGTACGTCTTCGACGCGCTGCGGCACGGCGCGAGCGGGTTCCTCACCAAGGACACCAGGCCGGCCGAGCTGCTGCGCGCGATCCGTCTGGTCGCCGAGGGGGAGGCGCTGCTGTCACCGTCGGTGACCCGGCGGGTGGTGCGGGAGTTCGCCACCCGGCCGTCCCGGGCGCTGCGTCCGCACCCGCTACTGGACACGCTCACCGACCGGGAGCGTCAGGTCGTCGGTCTGGTCGGCGAGGGGCTGAACAACGAGGAGATCGCGGAACGGCTGGTGGTCAGCCCGGCGACCGCCCGTACCCACGTCAGTCGGGCGATGGGGAAACTCGGCGCCCGGGATCGGGCCCAGCTCGTCGTCTTCGCGTACCAGTCGGGGTTGGTCTCGGGGTGAGGCCGGGGCCGCGCGACAGCGGGCCCGCGCGGGGACGGCTACCCTAGCGGTGGTCGGACTCCGCAGTGCCGGCCGCGTTGTGCCCGCCGGAACACTGACAAACGGGATGTTCGCGTGTTTGACACCTTGAGTGACCGCCTGTCCGGGATCTTCACCAAGCTCCGCGGCAAGGGACGGCTCACCGACGCCGACATCGACGCCACCGCGCGCGAGATCCGCCTCGCGCTGCTGGAGGCGGACGTCGCGCTGCCGGTGGTCAAGGGCTTCATCGCGGCCGTCAAGGAGCGCGCCCGCGGCGCCGAGGTCTCCCAGGCGCTGAACCCGGCCCAGCAGATCATCAAGATCGTCAACGAAGAGCTGATCAAGGTGCTCGGCGGCGAGGGGCGACGGCTCCAGTTCGCCAAGCAGCCGCCGACCGTGATCATGCTGGCCGGTCTCCAGGGTTCCGGTAAGACCACCCTCGCCGGCAAGCTGGCCCGCTGGCTCAAGGGCCAGGGGCACCAGCCGTTGCTGGTCGCCGCCGACCTCCAGCGTCCCAACGCCGTCGGGCAGCTCCAGGTGCTCGGTGGTCGGGCCGGGGTCGAGGTGTACGCACCGGAGCCCGGCAACGGCACCGGTGACCCGGTGCAGGTGGCCCGCGCGTCGATCGAGCACGCGAAGCGGGCGGCCCGTGACATCGTCATCGTGGACACCGCCGGCCGGCTCGGCATCGACGCCGAGATGATGCGGCAGGCCGCCGACATCCGCGACGCCGTCTCGCCGGACGAGGTCATCTTCGTCATCGACGCGATGGTCGGTCAGGACGCCGTCCGCACCGCCGAGGCGTTCCGCGACGGCGTCGGCATCACCGGCGTGGTGCTCTCCAAGCTCGACGGCGACGCCCGTGGTGGCGCCGCGCTGTCGGTGCGCGAGGTCACCGGGCAGCCGATCCTGTTCGCCTCCACCGGTGAGAAGTTGGAGGACTTCGACGTCTTCCACCCGGACCGGATGGCCAGCCGGATCCTCGGCATGGGCGACGTCCTCACTCTGATCGAGCAGGCCGAGCAGGCCTTCGACTCCGATCAGAAGGAGAAGATGACCGCCAAGCTGATGGGCGGCGAGCAGTTCACCCTGGACGACTTCCTCGACCAGCTCATCGCGGTGCGGCGGATGGGTCCGATCGCCAACGTGTTGGCCATGATGCCGGGCATGGGGCAGATGAAGGACCAGCTCGCCGAGCTGGACGACAGCCACTTCGACCGGGTCACCGCGATCATCAGGTCGATGACCCCGGGCGAGCGGACCAACCCGAAGATCATCAACGGCTCCCGCCGGGCGCGCATCGCCAACGGCTCCGGGGTCACCGTGATGGACGTCAACCAGCTGCTCAACCGCTTCGCCGACGCGCAGAAGATGATGAAGCAGATGGGCGGCATGATGGGCCTGCCCGGTGGTGGCCGGCGCAAGGCGACCAAGAGCCCGAAGAACAAGCGCAAGGGCACCAAGGGCGGCGGTCGGCCGCGTACCGGCGCCGGGATGCCGGGCGGCTTCCCGGGCGGCATGCCGCAGCTCCCGCCGGGAATGGACCCGAACGACCTCACGGGTGCGCAGGGCCTGCCGCCCGGCTTCAAGCTTCCGAAGATCGACTTCAACAAGCTCGGCAAGGGTGGTGACAAGGGCCCGCGCTGACGCGTGTCGGTGACGGCGGGCGACTGATCCGGTGCTTAGGGTGATGTCGCCCCCTGGAAGGAGATGTCATGACCGCGGCCCCGATCCTGCCCGAACGGCACGAGTGGACGGTCGACGACCTCGGTGATCTGCCGAAGGACCTTCCGTACGAACTGATCAACGGAAGGTTGATCGTGCCGTCCCCCACTGCCGTGCACCAAGATCTCTGCGTCCGACTACTGCTGGCTGTCGAAGTAAACTGCCCACCGGAATACCTGGTCAGCATCGACCTGTCGATGCGGGTCGACCGGCGCAACGAGCCACGCCCGGACGTGGTGGTCATCCGCCGCAAGCATGCCGGCCGGTCGCCCGTCCCGGTTGAGGACGCCCTGCTCGCGCTGGAGGTCGTCTCGCCGACCTCCAGCTTCCGCGACATGTACGACAAGGCGAAGGTCTACGCGCACGCTGGTGTCCAGTCCTACTGGGTGGTGGACCCGCTCCAGGAGCGCGTCACGCTGACCGAGTACGCGCTCGGCGCCAACCGGGAGTACGAGCAGGTCGCGCACACCGAGGATCTGTTCGTCACCGAGCGGCCGTGGAAGGTCTCCGTGGACCTGCCGGCCCTCACCGTACGGAAGAACAGCCTGCTCGCCCCCGACGAGGAGTGATCGGGTAGGACTGTGCGCATGGCTCTTCACGTGCGCGGTGTCGTACTCCCCGACGACGAGGTCCGGGACCTCTGGCTGGTCGGCGATCGGGTGACCTTCACCCCGGTGCCCGGCGCGGAGACGGTTGTCGACGGTGGGTTCGTGCTGCCGGGGCTGGTGGACGCGCACTGCCACATCGGCATCGCCCGCGGTGGCGCCCCGATCACCTCGCTCGACCAGGCCCGCGCGCTGGCCCGGCTCGACCGGGACGCGGGGGTGCTGGCGATCCGCGACGCCGGCTCGCCGTACCCGTACCCCGAACTGGACGACGAGCCTGACCTGCCGCGACTGGCCCGCGCGGGCCGGCACGTCGCGCCGCCGAAGCGTTACCTGCGCGGCATCGGCGTGGAGGTCGACGCCACCGACGTGGCGGCCACGGTGGCCGAGCAGGCGCGCGCCGGCAACGGCTGGGTCAAGCTGGTCGGCGACTGGATCGACAGGGGCGTCGGCGACCTGGCACCGGCCTGGGACGCCGAAACCCTCACCGCCGCCGTGCGCGCGGCGCACGACGCCGGGGTACGCGCCGCCGTGCACACCTTCTCCGAGTCGGCGGTCGAGATCATGGTCCGGGCCGGGGTGGACTCGGTGGAGCACGGCACCGGGCTGAGCCTCGACCTGATCGACGAGATGGCCCGCCGGGGCACCGCTCTCGTCCCCACGATGATCAACATCGCCACCTTCGGCGGGATCGCCGAGCAGGCGCGCGGCAAGTTCCCCGGGTACGCCGACCACATGCTGGCGCTGCGCGACCGCTTTCCGGAGGTGGTGCGCGCCGCGCACGAGGCGGGGGTGCCGATCTACGTGGGCACCGACGCCGGCGGCGGCATCGACCACGGGCTGGCCGGCGAGGAGATGCTGCTGCTGCACGAGCGCGCCGGCATGGCGCCGCTCGACGTCCTCGCCGCGGCCTCCTGGGGCGCCCGCGCATGGCTCGGCTTCCCCGGCCTGGTCGAGGGCGGCCTCGCCGACCTCACCGTCTACCCCGAGGATCCCCGTGTCGACCTGCGCGTCGTCCGCGCGCCGTCGCGCACGATCCTGCGCGGCCACGTCATCCGCTGACTCCGGGGTAGCGGGCGCGCTCGCTCGGGGCCGTCCGCGCTGGGGCTGCTCCGCGCTGGGGCCGATCCGCGTCGGGCGCCCCGCCCCGAGATCGTGCTCGAACCAGGATGTAGTGGCCTCGGCGTCGCTCGGATGCCACCAAATCCAGGATCGAGCGC
It contains:
- the ftsY gene encoding signal recognition particle-docking protein FtsY, producing MAEYLVLVLVLLGVLIVGTVGLVVPRLRRRPEPPLPRTEVDTRAEEDLAGPPVEAPESDLSTGVLVEPPPVIEAPVEVPEPTAGRLVRLRSRLSRSQNVFGKGLLGLLARDHLDEDVWEEIEDSLITADVGVDATRDIVDRLRERTRVLGTRSASELRALLAAELVNALDPNLDRSLRTAPKDGVPAVVLVVGVNGAGKTTTCGKIARVLVADGRSVLLGAADTFRAAAADQLETWGSRVGAETVRGPEAADPASVAFDAVKRGIDTGVDTVLIDTAGRLQNKVGLMDELGKVKRVVEKQGPIDETLLILDATTGQNGLEQARVFTEVVNVTGVALTKLDGTAKGGIVIAVQRKLGIPVKLVGLGEGKDDLAPFDPAQFVDALLGTEATGRDA
- a CDS encoding aminoglycoside phosphotransferase family protein, with amino-acid sequence MTTDDRAYAGWRDPGNSSQRLGRPYVTSQEIPLHGGNVSTVVRVGDTVRRNAGPWTPSVHALLRHLEYVGFTGAPRALGMDERNREVLSYLEGECGEYPLAPHWVTDEALVTVATMLRMFHDAQYGFTPPPGAVWRSFGPPPPDTEVICHHDAAPHNVIWRPDGTLGLIDFDLASPGARIYDVAYAAWTWVPIFADRDSITLGWKHPDRPRRLRLFADAYGLIPRDRHRLIRTIRKRIVDHVEGIRRMAAAGEPAFVRIVHKGHLRRPMRDLRLLDYERHALENALR
- a CDS encoding ammonium transporter translates to MPEAPTIDGANTTWLLVSTALVLLMTPGLALFYGGLNRAKGVLNMMMMSFSAIGLISVLWWFYGFSVAFGTDVNGFWGDPGAYLGTKTFLAETDLWGATAENPSGIGVPLYVFMAFQMVFAVITVALISGAIADRAKFAGWLLFAFGWATLVYFPVAHWVWGGGIIGADIHALDFAGGTAVHINAGAAALAVALVLGKRLGWPREGMKPHNIPLVALGAGLLWFGWFGFNAGSELTVDSVAGLAFINTQLATAAAVLGWIAVEWVKDRKPTMVGASSGAVAGLVAITPACGFIAPWASVLLGVVAGAVCALAISLKYKLGYDDSLDVVGVHFVGGWIGSLWLGLFATNSVNGAITDVVGASDGLFYGGGATQLGRQALAGLIVTVWSFGIAWVLAFVIEKTIGFRVQAEAEVEGIDIGEHAESGYDLSPAGGGTGGAFAMAGIGTPGGGATSGAKSEAEPAEPVSEKVAG
- a CDS encoding P-II family nitrogen regulator, translated to MKLVTAVIKPYQLDAVKEALHALGVAGLTVSEVQGYGRQKGHTEVYRGAEYTVEFLPKIRVEVLTDEIDVDKVVDAIVGAARTGKIGDGKVWVTGVEEVVRVRTGERGLDAL
- a CDS encoding [protein-PII] uridylyltransferase, which translates into the protein MTSLIKKNASGQADDGDANLLINEVVGVHGGIGDAARLGRAAAYDTFLRGLLPAREGVALLAVGGLGRRQCAPYSDLDLVLVHAGVPGTDELAASVWYPIWDAGLRLDHSVRTVAEALSVAQDDVKVALGLLDARLVVGDQALADALIRTAADHWRRTAVRHLPALREITARRWEAHGELAFLLEGDLKEAAGGLRDVGLLRAISTAGITDALRPAVYAAHLRLLDTRDALHQQVGRRVDRLVAQERDGVGRLLGLDDGDALLRRVAGDARTVSHALDDAFRAADRLRSGRARGGGGRPVRRPVARDVVEHDGELVLARTAIGARPDPSLSLRVAAAAATTRLPIARATCEWLAAYCPPLPAPWSAEARAALTTLLGAGAGLVPAWETCDRYGLVDDWLPEWTRLRSLPQHNPVHRFTLDRHLVQTAYEASRHTRDVERPDLLLLGALLHDIGKGLPGDHSTVGVPVAKAVATRIGLSAAETELIGTMVRLHLLLPDVATRRDLTDPVTISSVATAVADTRTLDLLHALVRADAAATGPAAWSDWKGRLVAELVARVRTALDTGVLPEPPAPDPALLAGPLPVVHLTGDRVSVAAADRRGLLATVAGCLALHRLEVISADASVVDGRALVECRVQPRYGLPPDPVPLRADLRRAVGGDVSVTQRLRGRALAARGAGAAPRVVWHREAATDAVLLELRAADAAGLLYRVTCALDEAGALVRAARISTLGGDVVDAFYLVGGWPDDDTRAHLEAAVLAAV
- a CDS encoding sensor histidine kinase, yielding MRRDGQGRWPGLAADAVLALVLLGFGLLATGLAGENQPGSRPVDAACRALIVVAALALLARRRAPVVTLGVVGVAVSTYLVLAYPYGPILLTFLVAVYTVAVLLPLRTAAVATGGAFVLLLIHVLWSRGSAPGWAGVLPASAWVVVPFAVGVVVRVNREAAARARAEQARDRAAQARRQADEERLRIAQEVHDVVGHGLAAISMQADIALHLLPKRPEQAEVALTAISRTSREALDELRVTLGAVRRGAEREPVPGLARLPALRDRLAGAGLTVELRVTGTPRDLPAGVDLAAYRVAQEALTNVLRHAGVARAEVTVGYRADGISIEVTDRGAADQRAGATPAGAPGHGLAGMRERVAALGGRLATGPRVDGGFRVYAELPTEPTT
- a CDS encoding response regulator transcription factor yields the protein MIRVQIADDQDLVRLGLRALVQSEDDLALVGEAADGLRAVELARRERPDVVLMDIRMPGIDGIEATRRIVADPDLAGTRVVVLTTFELDEYVFDALRHGASGFLTKDTRPAELLRAIRLVAEGEALLSPSVTRRVVREFATRPSRALRPHPLLDTLTDRERQVVGLVGEGLNNEEIAERLVVSPATARTHVSRAMGKLGARDRAQLVVFAYQSGLVSG